The sequence GGAGAATTATTGTGAGTATTATAATCACTGATTTATGCAAAACCTTTGATGACAATGAAGTTCTTAAAAATGTCAATATAACCCTTAAAGATAATTCTATATATTGTCTTATGGGAGCTTCCGGAATTGGAAAAACAACGCTTTTAAGAATTCTAATGGGACTTGAACATGCTGATTCCGGCAGTATATCCGGTATAGATATCAAAAGTATATCTTGTATGTTTCAGGAGGACAGGCTTATTCCTTATCTTTCTGCAATAGACAATGTCAGAATCGTGCTTCGTGGAAAAAACAATAGGGATGAAATCCGTAATAATCTGTTATCAATTCTTCCAGATGATAGTCTTGATATTCCTGTAAGTTCATTATCCGGTGGAATGAAAAGAAGAGTTGCACTTGCAAGAGCATTATCATATCCCGGGAAACTTATAATACTTGATGAACCATTCACAGGTTTAGATAAGGATACTAAGTTAAATGTAATAGACTATATCTTAAAAATGCGTAATAACCGTACTTTGCTTATTGCAACGCATGGAACTGATGATGCTAATCTGTTAGGGGCTGAAATAATAAAGCTTGATAAAAATATTAATTAAACTATTAAAGGGAGACTGTCTTATCGCAATCTCCCTTGTTAATATTATGTGACTACATTTCTTCAATAATCTTTCTTGCAACATATACGCCACTTGCAGAAGCGTGTGATAATGAATGTGTAACGCCGCTTCCGTCGCCAATTATGTATAAGCCCTTATATCTTGTCTCAAGATTGTTGTCAATCTCAACTTCCATGTTGTAGAACTTAACCTCAACGCCATACAGAAGTGTATCATCATTGGCAGTTCCCGGTGCAATCTTATCAAGTGCGTAAATCATCTCAATAATTCCATCAAGAATTCTCTTAGGAAGTACAAGACTTAAATCCCCCGGAGTAGCAGCAAGAGTAGGCTTTACAAGCCCCTCCTCAATTCGCTTTTCTGTACTTCTTCTTCCTCTCATAAGGTCGCCAAATCTCTGGACAATAACACCTCCGCCAAGCATGTTGGAAAGTCTTGCAATACTTTCACCGTATCCATTACTGTCCTTGAATGGCTCTGAAAAATGCTTTGCAACAAGAAGCGCAAAGTTGGTGTTCTCTGTCTGCTTCTCAGCACCTTCATAGCTGTGTCCATTAACTGTTACAATGCCGTTAGTGTTCTCATTAACTACAATTCCATTAGGATTCATACAGAATGTTCTTACAAGATCTTCGAATTTCTCTGTTCTGTATACAATCTTACTTTCGTACAACTCATCTGTAAGATGTGAAAATATAACAGCCGGAAGCTCAACTCGCACACCGATATCAACACGGTTAGACTTGGTTGGAATCTCAAGCTTCTGACAGACATTTTCAATCCATTTGCTTCCGCTTCGACCAACGGAAACAATACATTTTTCACAATCCATGTACTCATCCTTATAGAATACTCTGTAACCACCATCAATCACCTCAATATTGCTTACAGGAGTATTAAAGTAGAAGTCTATATGGTCCTTCATCTCATTGTACATATTTTCAAGAACAACATAGTTAATGTCTGTTCCAAGATGTCTTACTGACGCATCAAGGAGCTTTAACTTGTTCTGCATGCATAAAGTCTTGAACTTAGTGCCTGCTGTAGAATACATGTGAGTCTCTTCGCCACCATGTGATGTATTGATTGTATCAACATACTTCATCAGATTGATTGCCTGATCCCTGCCGATATACTCATAAAGAGTTCCGCCGAAATCATTAGTTATATTATATTTACCATCTGAAAATGCACCAGCACCACCAAATCCGTTCATAATCGCACATGTTGGACATTTGATACACGATTTAACCTTCTTGCCGTCTATAGGACATTTTCTCTTCTCTAATGTGTTGCCTTCTTCAAACACAGCCACTCTGGTTTCGGGTGACTTTTTCATAAGCTCGAACGCAGAAAAGATTCCGCCAGGTCCGGCTCCAATAATAATTACATCGTATTCCATACATTATCCTCCTCGGAGAAATTTCTTAGGATATTATATCATAGAATGGAGGGTATGTGGTATAGCGTAAATATTAATTAGAGTATTTAGTATCAATTTAGTATCACAAACAGAACCACGCAAACGGAGTGTTCTGAATCACTTCGTTAAACTATGCTTTAGCGAAGTGATTACCATGTGACAAAATATTTAATCCTTTTAATAATATCCACCCAGACATAACTATTCTTAGTCATATCTGAGTGGATTCCCTATCATACATAATTATACAATTATGTCAACATGCATGTCAGCCGCCTCAAAACCTTTCTTAAGCTTTCGGCTAACTTTTTTAATTTCTGTATTGTATTCTTTCTTGTGATTATCTTTTTCAGATATTTTATCAGAAGCTTTTGTATCTGCGGTATCCTGTGTATTTTCGGAAGCATCAGTAAGTTCAGCATTATCAGCTTTCTCACTGTCTGTTATCTCATCTGATATATCATTATCTGCTGCATCCTGTTCTTTCTTTTCGTCATCAGTTGGCATACTCTGATAATCTGCGGATTTGACAAACTCAAGATGTGCAGCCTCAATGTTGTTAGTCTTTGCAAGTATTTCCTGGGCTTTCGCTAACTTGGCACTTTTAGGTATTGTCGGGTCATTAACGACACTGCTTAATGAACTCTCCAGTTCTCCAAGCTTTTGCAGCTTTACACGGTCAACCTCTTCCTTAGTCTTACACTGTCTGAGTTTTTCCTTGTAGCTTTCTTTTTCTTCTTTAGTTTCACGATATTTCTTTAAAGCAACAGGATCATTCTTTTCAAGATAAGATATTTCCTCAGGCGAAAGACTCCCACCTGACATAATCTTATTATCAATTTTCTGACGCTTCTGTGTTTCTCGATTATGTTCTAACTGGTCCTGAAAATCTGCAATCATAAACTGCTCGGATGTCCATGTAGAACGCTCGTTTAACTCCTGCTTAGATAAAACATTGCCAGATTCCTTTTTCTGCATCCATTTGTTGTTAAGCATCTGCAATTGTACGGTACTTGCTATTGTTCCTGATAATATCACTAGGCACACCCCCTGACATTATACAGAAAAGTCAACATTCTGACCCACATTCTTCTCCTGTGGAGTTTTTACTGTATCACTTAAGAAAAGCTGTTCCTGGTCTTTTATCTTTTCAAGAAGCTCTTCTATTGATGAAGCTGTCACTGTTACGGTCTCTGTATCGTCAGTATCATCGACATCCCCGGTCTCTTTACGTTTCTTTTCCAGCCGCTCCTCATTCTTTTTCTTTTCTGCCTTCTTCTGTGCTGTCTTCTTAGCTTCTTTCTTTTCTACAGCCTTCTTCTCAATGCGCTCCTTCTGTGCAGCACTTGACTTTTCAAGCACAGCAAAATATGATGCTGTACCATTATCATTAACCTGCATTCCAAAGCCCTTTACACTAGTTCCTGTTGCTGAAAGACTGCTTGCAAGCTGTGAGATTCCACTGGCAGCATTTGCAATAATTCCTTCATACTGTTTTCTGTAATTCTCATCAGAAGCCATTCTTTCAATCTTATCCTCATCAATAAGGACAACCATATTATTGGAATTAGCATAACCTGCAGCATTAGCCTTGGCATTCTCTTTCTGATCCTCACTTACAAGAATAAAGTTCATATTAGAGTACTTTTTCTTTAATTGTTCATAATATTTGCTTGCTTTCTCGCTTAACTTGGGATTGCCAATAGTCTGACCACTGACTTTCTTCTTTCCGCTTGTCTCATCGGTCTTAGTTGTCTCTGACTTAGAATAAACAGCCGCTGTATCTGCATACGAACCGGCTATCTGGGAAAAATTCCCTGAAGATATACTACTCATAATTCATTCCTCCTTGAATGTAAATGTATTGGATAAAGTCATCCTTGACTTTTCTTAATATTATATCGACATATTTACAAAAAAAATAATCGCATCACATAAAAAATGATACGATTACTTTCATTCTAATCATTCTTTTCCTTCTCTCTTCTTATAAAAAGACAGACACATATAACAACAAAAACAACAGTTGCAGCTATAAGTATTGGCCATACAGGAATCGGACAGACATATGTTCTTATAAGCTTAAGTCCCTGATAAAGTGTGTATACACCGAATATCGAGAATATTGCGAATGCAAGTGTATTAAGCAGTCCGTCCGGAGTCTTGCTCTTTAACAGATATCCGACTAACATACCAAGAATGTCAGCTGCAAAAAGTCCAAGTGAACATCCTATCCATACAACAAGAGTTGCACTCATACCTTCATTAGCACCAAATGTTATGGCTGTAAGCTGTGTCTTATCACCAAGTTCTGCAATGAAAAATGTACAGAAAACTGCAAGTGGTGCAAACTTAATCTTTGATTTACCGCTGCCTTCTTCTTCGTCATCATCATCCCCTGCAATAGTTGATGCAGCAAAATAAAGAAATGCAAGTGCTGCAATAGTCTTTATAAGCCAGTCAGGAATAAATTCACTGACAAGCCCACCTGCTAAAACAGCAAGTCCGTTAAGTACAAGAATTGCTACAGCAGTTCCTGATATAATATCTCTTAACTTATATTTAGAAGTAAGAGCAATAAGCATGAGCTGGGTTTTATCGCCCATCTCAGCTATGAATTCAGTAAAAAACACTTTTAAAAACAACAGCATTTGTATGTTACCTCATTTATCTTATTATGATATAAACTGCATATATCACATAAAGTGCAACCATTGAAAAACCTTCGATTCTTCCGATTTTCTTCTTTGTTCCAGCAAATATCCATACACATATTGTAAATACAATAAGCACACACAAATCTATAATATTTTCTGTAATTATGCTGATTGGACTGATTGCTGATGCAATACCAAGTACCATAAGTATGTTAAATACATTTGAACCAATTGCATTACCAAGTGCCATATCGACTTCATTCTTTCTGGCTGCAACTATTGAAGTTACAAGTTCTGGAAGTGATGTTCCTATTGAAACTATTGTAAGTCCGATAAGTGTCTGGCTCATTCCAAGGTCACTCGCTATCCTTGAGGCAGCGTCTACGGTAATATCTCCGCCTACTGCAATCGCAGCCGCACCGCCAATAATAAACAGAATACTAAGCGGAACTGAAATCAACTTAATATCTTCATCAGAACCGCCCTCAATCTCGATTTTTTTGCCTTCTTTGCTTGCCTTTAGTGCAATCTTAATCATGTAAAAAATGTATCCTGCAAATGCACCGATAAATATTACACCATCAAAATGTCCAAGCATCATTCCTGACTTATCACCAACCCCAAGGATTCCTAAAATCAATAAAAGTCCTGCACAGATAAGTGAAAATGGGATATCTCTTTTTATTGTTTCTTTTGCAACATTTACTGTTGCAATCATTGCACACACGCCAATAACAACCATCAGGTTAAATATATTAGAACCGACTACATTACTTACTGCAAGTTCATTGTTGCCTGTAATTGATGCAGATACACTGACCGCCGTTTCTGGAAGCGATGTTCCCATTGCAACAATTGTAAGTCCAATAATAATAGACGGAACATGTAGTCTCTTTGCTACACTTGAGCTTCCTTCTACGAAAAAGTCTGCACCTTTAATAAGCAGCACAAATCCAATAATCAGGAACACAATTACAAGCGCAAATGGCGCGTTATTAATAAAATCACCCATATAAATCTCCTTATTTTTCTGCTTTTTCTTTTTCCGAGGGATATAAAAAAACTCATGTATATCAACCAGATTCAGTGATATTGCACACTGAAAATAATTGATATACATGAGTCTCATTATTTAAGATTTGCCAGATTATACTCTCTATTATAATCAGAATGTTGACAAATCACACTTACGCGCTAACTACTCCCTCATGGAATATTAAGTTACTTGATAAATAATATCAAATATAATTATGTGTGTCAACGGATTATTTTTCTAATCTGACTTTTTCCCCATAGCATAATCTCCTTTTTATTTTGTTTCAAATGTATTCATAATTGCATCAACTTCTGTCTGAATTTCTTTCTTTAATGCTTCTGCCTGAGAATCATCTGTTATTATTCCATATATCGCAAATGATGATCTTGGTGTGCTAGAAAGATATCCGTATATATAACACTCTTTGTTATTAGCTGCTCCTGTTGTTTTAGCTGTGTATCTATATGCATCATGTCCATTTATTTTGCATGACTCTTTCTTTACGCATTCAACTTTTACATCCTTTAACAAATTAGGTAATGCAAATTTAACCCAATGTGACGAACCTATTCTCCCCATCAAGTCATTAAATGTTGCATCATATGAACTATCGCTTAACTTCTGGGTTTCATATCCACCATCCATAATTATATAGTAATTGCTACCTTTCTTTTGCAGATATCTTCCTATATCTGTTCCATATGTATAATCTTTAGGATACTTTACACTTCCATTCGGATCTAAACTATATGTAATCCAATCAGATGTATCTGCCTTAGCTTCTGTCTTTGCCTCTGTAGATTTATCAACAACATTACTTTCGCTTACTACAGTTGGTGTGTTAGTTTCTGCTTTATTATCACTTTTTCCACATCCAATAAAACTTGCTCCCATTGCAAACATTATCATACCTAATAAAACTTGTTTTCTCATTATCCTTTATCCCCTCTTATTAATTTAAGCAGATATTTAAACTGCTCTGCTGATTAAGAATATACCTCTCCCCCGTTTTGTCAAGTTTTAATATATAGATGATACAAACAAAAATAACTTGTGAATAATTAGCTTTCTTTTGCACTGGCTCGGAGTTTTGGACTTCAGATTGCTTTATTACTGACTTTGCATAACTTCAAAGTCCAATCTTTCATGTCTAGCTAAGACTTTTGGACTTCTACATGCCTTTCCACCGCCTCAACGTCCAATCTGACAGACTTCAGCAACCCAATTGGACTTCCTCCGTGCCTCACTGCACTAAAAAGTCCAATTTCACGAATCGGCTTCCTATCATGCTTCTCTAACAAATACAAAGACCTACTAACGCGCTCATATGAAATTCGTTAGTAGGTCGTTTATCTGAATAACGCTAAAATTATAATACATTACTTAATTCTTATGAAATCTCTTTTCTTCCTCATAAGCAGGCTCACATGTAAGATTCATGCCCAGTCTCTTAAATGTATCCTTGTCTACCGCTGAAAGAATAACTGTTGAATGAACATCACATGCATAAAGCTTAGGTATCTGCTTTAATGCCTTGTCAGCTAACGGATTGGCTACAACTGAAGATGAAAGTGCAATAAGAATTTCATCTGTATGAAGTCTTGGATTCCTGCTGCCAAGATAGTTAGTCTTTAAGGTCTGGATTGGACTGATTGACTCAGGTGATAGCAGGTCAACTGAATCATCTATTCCTGCAAGCTGCTTTAATGCATTAAGCAATGCTGATGACGCAGCACCTAACAGATCACCTGTTTTTCCAGTAACAATAGTTCCGTCTTCTAACTCAATTGCAACCGCCGGTTTATCACCGCTTTTTGCTGACTTTTCAAGTGCAGCATTAACAACAGGTCTTGAAGATGGTGTGATTCCTGCCTGATTCATTAAAAGCTCAATCTTATAAATTTCCTGACTGTTTACACCAGTTCTCTTCTGGTCGCATAAATATTTGTAATATCTTCTGATAATCTCCATATTAGAAGCATAACGGCATGCTTCATCATCAACAATACAGTTACCAGCCATATTAACACCCATATCTGTTGGTGACTTATATGGACTCTCACCGGCAATGAGCTCGAACATAGCATTAAGCACAGGGAATATCTCGATATCTCTGTTATAATTAACCGTTGTTTTACCATATGCTTCCAAATGGAAAGGATCAATCATATTAACATCATTAAGGTCTGCTGTCGCTGCCTCATAAGCAAGATTAACAGGGTGCTTAAGTGGAATATTCCAGATTGGGAATGTCTCAAACTTCGCATATCCAGCCTTAACACCATGCTTATATTCATGGTAAAGCTGTGAAAGACATGTAGCCATCTTTCCGCTTCCAGGACCAGGAGCAGTAACAACTACAAGTGGTCTGGTAGTCTTAATAAATTCATTCTTTCCGTAACCATCATCACTTACAATCTTGGCAACATCATTAGGATATCCGGCAATCTTGTAATGCTTGAAATTCTTGATTCCATGTGCATCTAACACCTTGATAAAATTATCAACCTCTGGCTGCTGGAAATACTTAGTGATGCAGACACTGCCTACAAAAAGTCCATATTCCGTAAATTCATCTATAAGTCTTAATACTTCCTGATCATATGTAATTCCGTAATCGCCACGAATCTTATTACTTGCAATATCTTCTGCACTTATTGCAATAACAATCTCAGCCTGCTCCTTTAACTGTAAAAGCATCTGAAGCTTTGAGTCCGGCTTAAATCCTGGAAGAACCCTTGAAGCATGATAATCATCGAACAGCTTTCCGCCAAACTCAAGATATAACTTATTGTCAAACTTGGCAATTCTCTCCTTAATATGCTCAGACTGCATTTTTAAATATTTGTCATTATCAAATCCTATCTTCATAATCTTATTCCTTTAAGTAAATTTCTTTAATAAAATTAACATAAATCACAAAATTTATCCAGTTCTTTAGTGACAATATTTTTCGTTTTGAACTTCGGATTATTGTATAATCTGCCTCGTGCCATGACTAAATCCACGTTACGAAGTGCCCTGAGATCATCTAACGGATTATTCTTAGTTACAATCAGGTCAGCACATTTACCGGCTTCAACAGAACCCGTATCATCACCAATCCCTGCCATTACTGCACTGTTAAGCATAGCTGTGTATAATGCAAATGCATTGCTTACACCTACATATTTGTGGAAATAATAAAGTTCTCTCCAGAAATCATACTGTGTAATCCATGGACAGCCAACATCATTACCAAGTACGACCGGAATGTCGTTTGCAATTGCTGCCTTGGCACATTCCTTGATACCCTCAAACACGATATTGCCATTATATTGTTCAACCTCTGATGCATTAGATACACTTCTGTCAAAAAGTGCATATGGCAGTGCAGGTGATAATGTTGTGCATAAAAATGCATTATTCTCCTTAAACAAATGTATTATCTCATCATCAGGCTTTGCTCCATGCTCTATTGAATCAACACCATTTTCAAGTGCAACCCTTACACCCTCTGGCGACTCTACATGTGCAGCAACCTTGTATCCAAGTGCATGTGCCTTATCACATACAGCCTTAACCATCTCAGGTTTCATCTTAAGCTCACCAGGAACACCCTTAGCCTTTGCGTCGAGTACGCCGCCTGTAATCATAAGCTTAATAAGGTCAACATTCTGGCTTTTTGCAATATCAACCTGAACAAGTGCTTCATCTATATTGTTAGCAGCTACCGCAACCGAACCAGCCATATGTCCACCCGGCACAGAAATTCCTTCATTAGCTGCAAGTATTCTTGGTCCGTCAGCCTTGCCATTTCTGATATCATCCCTTACTCTTGTATCAAAATCCGCCAGGCCACCGACAGTTCTTATAGTAGTAACACCACTCATAAGCTCTGTCTTTGCAAAATCCTTTACAACCTTATATGTCACAGCCCTTGAAAGTGCTGTTCCCATAAGCAGCTTAACAGTCTTTTCATTATCTCTCTGCTTTTTCTGTGGCTTTCCATTGCCTGCAAGATGAACATGCATATTAATAAGCCCCGGCATAAGGTATTTACCCTCAAGATTAATCTCCTTAAAGCCGTCTGGTACAGTGTTACCCTTCACAACACCAGTAATCTTGTTATCTTCAACAAGCACAGAATGACCATCCAAAACTTTCATATCCTTAGTTCCATCAAGGATATGTCCATTAGTAAAAATGTATTTCATAACCATCCGCTCCTTGCTTTTAGCATAATCTTAGATTATTTTACCACATTTTCACCAGTAATGTCACATGAAATAAATGCTTTCTAGAATAGCATCACAACAGCATGCACAACAAATGCCATCACCCACGCAATCAGGCACTGCCATACAACCATTATAACAGCCCATTTCCCGCCAAGCTCACGCTTTACTGAAGCAATTGCTGCGATACAAGGTGTGTACAGAAGACTGAATACAAGCATTGCGGCTGCACCGGCTGTTGAAAGTGCTGCCTGTATACCTGTCCCGAAAAGTATCTGCATTGTTGATACGACACTTTCCTTTGCCATGACACCACACAGCAAAGATGTACATATTCTCCAGTCACCAAGTCCTAAAGGTGCAAATACAGGGGCTATTATTCCCGCAATAAGTGCAAGTATGCTGTCCTTTGAATCTGTAACAAGATTAAGGTGCAGATTGAAGCTTTGTAAAAACCAGACAATTACAGTTGCAACAAATATAACTGTAAATGCTCTCTGCAAGAAATCCCTGGCCTTTTCCCATAATAACTGCAAAACATTTTTCATGCCCGGAAGTCTGTAATTAGGAAGCTCCATAACGAAAGGAACAGCTTCGCCTTTAAACAATGTTCCTTTGTAAAGCAATGCCACAAGAATTCCCATAATAATTCCAAAGAAATATAAGCCTCCCATTATAAGTGCACCCTTTCCCGGAAAAAATGCACTGACAAAGAATGAATATATTGGCAGCTTGGCTGAACAGCTCATAAATGGTGTAAGAAGAATTGTCATCTTCCTGTCTCTCTCACTTGGAAGCGTTCTTGTTGCCATAACCGCAGGAACAGTACATCCAAATCCAATCAACATAGGAACAATACTTCTTCCTGACAGACCAATCTTTCTTAATAGTTTATCCATAAAAAATGCTACTCTTGCAATATAACCACTGTCCTCCATAAGTGATAAGAAGAAAAACAGTGTAACAATAATCGGCAGGAATGAAAGCACTGAGCCGACACCTGCAAATATTCCATCTATTACAAGACTGTGAATAACCTTATTCACGCCTGCCGCTGCAAGTGCATTGTCAACAACGCCAGTAAGTGCATCAAT is a genomic window of [Eubacterium] eligens ATCC 27750 containing:
- a CDS encoding ATP-binding cassette domain-containing protein, which encodes MSIIITDLCKTFDDNEVLKNVNITLKDNSIYCLMGASGIGKTTLLRILMGLEHADSGSISGIDIKSISCMFQEDRLIPYLSAIDNVRIVLRGKNNRDEIRNNLLSILPDDSLDIPVSSLSGGMKRRVALARALSYPGKLIILDEPFTGLDKDTKLNVIDYILKMRNNRTLLIATHGTDDANLLGAEIIKLDKNIN
- a CDS encoding NAD(P)/FAD-dependent oxidoreductase — its product is MEYDVIIIGAGPGGIFSAFELMKKSPETRVAVFEEGNTLEKRKCPIDGKKVKSCIKCPTCAIMNGFGGAGAFSDGKYNITNDFGGTLYEYIGRDQAINLMKYVDTINTSHGGEETHMYSTAGTKFKTLCMQNKLKLLDASVRHLGTDINYVVLENMYNEMKDHIDFYFNTPVSNIEVIDGGYRVFYKDEYMDCEKCIVSVGRSGSKWIENVCQKLEIPTKSNRVDIGVRVELPAVIFSHLTDELYESKIVYRTEKFEDLVRTFCMNPNGIVVNENTNGIVTVNGHSYEGAEKQTENTNFALLVAKHFSEPFKDSNGYGESIARLSNMLGGGVIVQRFGDLMRGRRSTEKRIEEGLVKPTLAATPGDLSLVLPKRILDGIIEMIYALDKIAPGTANDDTLLYGVEVKFYNMEVEIDNNLETRYKGLYIIGDGSGVTHSLSHASASGVYVARKIIEEM
- a CDS encoding DUF6033 family protein, whose product is MSSISSGNFSQIAGSYADTAAVYSKSETTKTDETSGKKKVSGQTIGNPKLSEKASKYYEQLKKKYSNMNFILVSEDQKENAKANAAGYANSNNMVVLIDEDKIERMASDENYRKQYEGIIANAASGISQLASSLSATGTSVKGFGMQVNDNGTASYFAVLEKSSAAQKERIEKKAVEKKEAKKTAQKKAEKKKNEERLEKKRKETGDVDDTDDTETVTVTASSIEELLEKIKDQEQLFLSDTVKTPQEKNVGQNVDFSV
- a CDS encoding TMEM165/GDT1 family protein, producing the protein MLLFLKVFFTEFIAEMGDKTQLMLIALTSKYKLRDIISGTAVAILVLNGLAVLAGGLVSEFIPDWLIKTIAALAFLYFAASTIAGDDDDEEEGSGKSKIKFAPLAVFCTFFIAELGDKTQLTAITFGANEGMSATLVVWIGCSLGLFAADILGMLVGYLLKSKTPDGLLNTLAFAIFSIFGVYTLYQGLKLIRTYVCPIPVWPILIAATVVFVVICVCLFIRREKEKND
- a CDS encoding calcium/sodium antiporter, yielding MGDFINNAPFALVIVFLIIGFVLLIKGADFFVEGSSSVAKRLHVPSIIIGLTIVAMGTSLPETAVSVSASITGNNELAVSNVVGSNIFNLMVVIGVCAMIATVNVAKETIKRDIPFSLICAGLLLILGILGVGDKSGMMLGHFDGVIFIGAFAGYIFYMIKIALKASKEGKKIEIEGGSDEDIKLISVPLSILFIIGGAAAIAVGGDITVDAASRIASDLGMSQTLIGLTIVSIGTSLPELVTSIVAARKNEVDMALGNAIGSNVFNILMVLGIASAISPISIITENIIDLCVLIVFTICVWIFAGTKKKIGRIEGFSMVALYVIYAVYIIIR
- a CDS encoding DUF1846 domain-containing protein, encoding MKIGFDNDKYLKMQSEHIKERIAKFDNKLYLEFGGKLFDDYHASRVLPGFKPDSKLQMLLQLKEQAEIVIAISAEDIASNKIRGDYGITYDQEVLRLIDEFTEYGLFVGSVCITKYFQQPEVDNFIKVLDAHGIKNFKHYKIAGYPNDVAKIVSDDGYGKNEFIKTTRPLVVVTAPGPGSGKMATCLSQLYHEYKHGVKAGYAKFETFPIWNIPLKHPVNLAYEAATADLNDVNMIDPFHLEAYGKTTVNYNRDIEIFPVLNAMFELIAGESPYKSPTDMGVNMAGNCIVDDEACRYASNMEIIRRYYKYLCDQKRTGVNSQEIYKIELLMNQAGITPSSRPVVNAALEKSAKSGDKPAVAIELEDGTIVTGKTGDLLGAASSALLNALKQLAGIDDSVDLLSPESISPIQTLKTNYLGSRNPRLHTDEILIALSSSVVANPLADKALKQIPKLYACDVHSTVILSAVDKDTFKRLGMNLTCEPAYEEEKRFHKN
- a CDS encoding amidohydrolase family protein, with the protein product MKYIFTNGHILDGTKDMKVLDGHSVLVEDNKITGVVKGNTVPDGFKEINLEGKYLMPGLINMHVHLAGNGKPQKKQRDNEKTVKLLMGTALSRAVTYKVVKDFAKTELMSGVTTIRTVGGLADFDTRVRDDIRNGKADGPRILAANEGISVPGGHMAGSVAVAANNIDEALVQVDIAKSQNVDLIKLMITGGVLDAKAKGVPGELKMKPEMVKAVCDKAHALGYKVAAHVESPEGVRVALENGVDSIEHGAKPDDEIIHLFKENNAFLCTTLSPALPYALFDRSVSNASEVEQYNGNIVFEGIKECAKAAIANDIPVVLGNDVGCPWITQYDFWRELYYFHKYVGVSNAFALYTAMLNSAVMAGIGDDTGSVEAGKCADLIVTKNNPLDDLRALRNVDLVMARGRLYNNPKFKTKNIVTKELDKFCDLC